The DNA window TCATCTGAGATGTTTCGATCTAATATATACAAACATGCCAAATTTACCCTTTGAATTTCATTCAAATGAATTTATTTAATGTCAGAGTTCACAAGTTGTCAACTCTCTCTTAGTTCTCCTTGTCTCAGTAAAgtcatttttatcatcatgTCCGCGTCATAAGTCACTGTTGAACGCTTCACAATCATTCAATAAGACAGTTATTCTTTTCCCCGCGATATTAAAGCAGgacgacagagcaaaaaaaaaaaaggcaagttttcccaaaataaggtctggttaacttcggtaagttttttttctaatggattcgtcttcgagatatgaggcttgaggtgcaattttcaaatgttcgaAGTATGAATTATCCTTGTTTTTATGGAGAAGTCGGgatctgatcagaaattaagcaaactttgctcgcttatatctaaatttcatatcttctaaatttctttaaaatgtggaattaagcttttgggcagaggaactccttgtatgaggaatcttgagcttatattgagaattggaaaagttcatgccattttttttttgctctgtcaagCAGGaccacattttttttatttcatttgccTAAAATCTCTATTGACCTTACTTATTCGTCAAACAGGTATTTCGTGCCTTTTAATTTGAGCAAAATCTTGTTTTATTAGTTATTTTTGAAAAAGTAAATAGTGTGAACTTGTAGTGGACTTTGCCTTGTAAATAAGAGATGTTTCAACAGCATTTTGAATGGGTTCCATTCAGAGTTTTTCCCTCTGAAACTTATAAGGATTAAATTGTGCAAGGATTATATTTTAATGATTGCGTTAATGTGTATCATATTTACATCCTCAAATCAGCCCAAATGTGCGTCCTTTTTGAATAGGAAAATTACCAAATCTTTCACCTTAGGCTCATAGCCAGAAATAATCTCCGACTGAGCCCTTGATGACTGGATACTTGCTACTACTTACGTGTTTTTCTGTTTAGGTTAAGggtctttattattatttttctcgcACACAAACTCAAGTAACTTACATTATATATTATGATGTAACAGTTTTATTCCTAAATCGTTTTAATTTGTAACTACATCTTAAAAGTTTCTAAAATACAGTAAGCCTAAAAAGAGTCGTTTTCTATATATTTCATATTTGCCTCTTTTTACCAGAAACTACTTCGTTGTATATCTCCTCGTATGTCTTTCTTGAAGATTTTCCGTCCAATATATAAGATAACTTGGAGATCATTTTTATCCGAAGGTCTATAAAATTAAGTGCTTGAATGCAGCAGGTTTTAAAGAAGTCATAATATAGTCATAATATATACCACTTCTTGTGAGTTATCATTCCGCCTCGAGATGCAACTTCGCAATTTTCAATGGGGAATTCCGCATACATTTGTCATAGTTCCTTGCGAAAGATAAATACTGTAAACAGTATCATAAAGCTTCTCGCTTCTATCTGTCGCATGTGAGATGAGTAGATACCTCTGGAACAAAACACGATAATGCGGACATAAAGTCTGGCATGGTTCCAGCCGTCGTCGTATGTTTAGTAACTTTATAGTTATCTAACCATTTTAATTTGACGTGTTTCAAAACCTTTTATTCAAAATCCGCAGAAATTGTCGCTGGTAATGTGATTCATCCGTCGAGTCTACGACAGCTTTCTTTCTCATTTTTGTATGCAtgatttctttgtttttggcaGCGGAAAGTCCGGTTTTACGTGATGCACTGCTAACATTAGCCTGAAAAAGCTCTTCAGTACTTTGGAATCTTAAACCCACCCCTGGTAGCTCAGAATAAAGCGAGTTCAAACTCTTTGCCGTGAGAGTTTTAGGTGTTTGTTGGCCATCGTAATTGTTTGCTTTCTTGCTATAACGTGGGGGGATCGGGTCGCTTAATTGTGGCTTCAGCTCTCTTGGGTTCGTTTTCAAAAAACTCAAACTGACTTTTCGCGGTTGCTGCAAACTTGTCACTTCACTACTATCCGAGACACCTAATGAATCAAAGCTTTCTTGAGTTTTCAGTAAGCCTTTCTTGCTACCGCTCTTTCTGTTCCCGCCAAGAACGGGTAAACTTCCTTTTCTGATATCCCTCAATTGATCAAGACCAAAAAATCTCCTGCCTCTCTCCCTGGCAATTGGATCGAGATAACCAGAGAGTCTCCTGTTGTCTTCCGAAGCTATCAAATTATAGCTGTATTGCATTGCTGTTTTGTCCTTGTCAAGAAGATTATTACTCAAATCGCTCCCACCATCCTTACTGTATATCCCATACTCTCCATTCTTCTGATTACGTTTCATAGTTTAGTAAAAGCCTTCAGCTGTAATACATTAGTGATACCTTTCTATCATACTAGACAGATACGAATCCAGAGTTTCATTCAAGGTTGGTAAAGCCCTTTCGTTTTCCTCCGCTTGCGTGCTTTCTATAGTCGTCGTAAGGTCTATCGAATGTGCTTCAGTGTCCGAGTGGTTAAAGTACTTGGTAGGGTTACACGATGTTTTGTTATAGCCCAGCATAAATTAGGGTTTTCTCCAATTTAGCAGCACTCAGCCCGATTTAATTTGACTGTATAAGAGCAGCTGTCGCATTGTTCAAGTGGCTCAAATTTCGATCGCACCTTTCTTTGGAAATTACTTTGTTATggattttctttctcttaaaTTTATATTACTTGCTTTGAATCGCCGATCTAAGTAGCAAATGGGAAAACAAAATCGATCGCTGGTATTATGCTTATTGACTGATACTGTCGAGTCGATTTGAATAACTGGAGGTTTGTATATCCGGTTGTAAATGCTACCTACAAAGCGCAGAAAATGCACCTGAAATTCGTGCTACGAAGAAGTCCCTTGCGTCCCACTCACACAATTAACAATGACGACATATTATTGTG is part of the Nematostella vectensis chromosome 13, jaNemVect1.1, whole genome shotgun sequence genome and encodes:
- the LOC125559077 gene encoding uncharacterized protein LOC125559077 — protein: MKRNQKNGEYGIYSKDGGSDLSNNLLDKDKTAMQYSYNLIASEDNRRLSGYLDPIARERGRRFFGLDQLRDIRKGSLPVLGGNRKSGSKKGLLKTQESFDSLGVSDSSEVTSLQQPRKVSLSFLKTNPRELKPQLSDPIPPRYSKKANNYDGQQTPKTLTAKSLNSLYSELPGVGLRFQSTEELFQANVSSASRKTGLSAAKNKEIMHTKMRKKAVVDSTDESHYQRQFLRILNKRF